A single genomic interval of Zingiber officinale cultivar Zhangliang chromosome 4A, Zo_v1.1, whole genome shotgun sequence harbors:
- the LOC121971456 gene encoding delta-1-pyrroline-5-carboxylate synthase 1-like isoform X1 produces MDQTRAFVKDVKRLIIKVGTAVVTRADGRLALGRLGALCEQVKELNLLGFEVILVTSGAVGAGRQRLRYRKLVNSSFADLQKPQLELDGKACAAVGQSGLMALYDVLFSQLDVTSSQLLVTDNDFKDSDFRMQLCQTVNTLLSLKVIPVFNENDAMSTRRAPYEDSSGIFWDNDSLAALLALELKADLLILLSDVEGLYSGPPSEPNSRLIHTYVKEKHHAEITFGDKSRVGRGGMTAKVKAAVYAACAGTPVVITSGFTTDSILKVLQGEKVGTLFHQDAINWERPREDSARDMAVSARECSRRLQSLSSDARKKILMDIADALEANEKLIRVENEADVVAAQQDGYEKSLISRLMLKPGKISSLANSVRALADMEDPIFCVLKRTEVADGLILEKTSCPLGVLLIVFESRPDALVQIASLAIRSGNGLLLKGGKEAMKSNAILHKVITEAIPDVVGEKLIGLITSREEIPDLLKLDDVIDLVIPRGSNKLVTQIKESTKIPVLGHSDGICHVYLDKSADMQMATRIVLDAKIDYPAACNAMETLLVHEDLLDNEGLNNLLIELKNEGVTLFGGPRASKQFGFPEAPSFHHEYNSTACTVEIIDSVHAAIDHIHRYGSAHTDCIIAEDNATAEIFLSQVDSAAVFHNASTRFCDGARFGLGAEVGISTSRIHARGPVGVEGLLTTRWILRGNGQVVDGDKGLVYTHRHLPLASEQRSG; encoded by the exons ATGGATCAAACACGGGCATTCGTCAAGGATGTCAAGAGGCTCATCATCAAG GTGGGAACTGCAGTTGTAACGAGAGCAGATGGAAGATTGGCTCTTGGAAGACTAGGGGCTCTTTGTGAGCAG GTTAAAGAACTCAATTTACTTGGATTTGAAGTAATCCTTGTCACGTCCGGTGCAGTTGGTGCTGGCCGTCAGAGGCTTCGATACAGGAAGCTAGTCAATAGCAG CTTTGCTGATCTCCAGAAACCACAGTTAGAATTAGATGGGAAAGCCTGTGCTGCTGTTGGTCAAAGCGGTTTAATGGCCTTATATGATGTGTTATTTAGTCAG CTGGATGTGACATCATCTCAGCTTCTTGTTACGGATAATGATTTTAAGGATTCAGATTTCAGGATGCAACTCTGTCAGACAGTAAACACTTTGTTGTCTTTGAAAGTTATTCCTGTTTTCAATGAAAATGATGCAATGAGTACAAGGAGAGCTCCATATGAG GATTCTTCTGGTATTTTTTGGGACAATGACAGTTTAGCAGCCCTTCTAGCTCTGGAATTAAAAGCTGATCTTCTTATTCTGTTAAGTGATGTTGAAGGCCTATATAGTGGACCACCTAGTGAACCAAATTCAAGGTTAATACACACTTATGTGAAAGAGAAGCATCATGCTGAGATAACTTTTGGAGACAAGTCCAGGGTAGGAAGAGGAGGCATGACTGCTAAAGTGAAGGCTGCTGTTTATGCTGCTTGTGCTGGCACCCCTGTCGTGATTACTAG TGGTTTCACCACTGATAGCATTCTAAAAGTACTTCAAGGTGAGAAAGTGGGTACCCTTTTTCATCAGGATGCAATTAATTGGGAGCGGCCAAGAGAAGATAGTGCTCGTGACATGGCAGTTTCAGCAAGGGAATGTTCTAGGCGATTACAG AGTTTATCATCCGATGCCCGCAAGAAAATTCTGATGGATATTGCTGATGCTCTAGAGGCAAATGAGAAGTTAATTAGAGTAGAAAATGAGGCTGATGTTGTTGCTGCTCAACAAGATGGTTACGAGAAATCATTGATCTCTAGGTTGATGCTGAAGCCAGGCAAG ATATCTAGCCTTGCCAATTCAGTTCGGGCACTTGCAGATATGGAGGATCCAATATTCTGTGTTTTGAAGAGAACTGAG GTTGCAGATGGTCTAATCTTAGAAAAGACATCTTGCCCCTTGGGTGTTCTTCTCATCGTTTTTGAGTCAAGGCCTGATGCTTTAGTTCAG ATTGCATCATTAGCTATCCGAAGTGGTAATGGCCTTCTTCTCAAAGGTGGCAAAGAAGCCATGAAATCTAATGCAATCTTGCATAAG GTCATTACAGAAGCAATCCCAGATGTAGTGGGTGAAAAGCTTATTGGTCTTATTACATCAAGAGAAGAGATTCCTGATCTGCTAAAG CTTGATGATGTCATTGATCTTGTGATTCCAAGAGGGAGCAATAAATTGGTTACTCAAATCAAGGAATCCACCAAGATTCCTGTTCTGGGTCATTCAG ACGGTATTTGTCATGTTTATCTGGACAAGTCTGCTGACATGCAAATGGCTACTCGGATTGTGTTGGACGCCAAAATTGACTATCCAGCTGCTTGTAATGCTATG GAGACACTTCTTGTTCATGAAGATCTTTTGGATAATGAGGGGCTTAATAATTTACTGATAGAGCTCAAAAATGAAG GTGTTACTTTATTTGGTGGTCCTAGGGCAAGTAAACAGTTTGGTTTTCCAGAAGCACCATCATTTCATCACGAATACAACTCGACAGCTTGTACTGTTGAAATAATCGATAGTGTTCATGCTGCAATTGACCATATACACCGATATGGAAG TGCACATACTGATTGCATAATTGCCGAGGACAATGCAACGGCAGAGATTTTCCTTAGTCAAGTTGACAG TGCTGCAGTATTTCACAATGCAAGCACACGCTTTTGTGATGGAGCTCGTTTTGGACTTGGAGCAGAG GTTGGTATAAGTACAAGTCGGATTCATGCTCGTGGACCTGTTGGAGTTGAAGGATTGCTCACTACTAGATG GATTTTGAGAGGTAATGGACAAGTGGTCGATGGTGATAAGGGATTAGTTTACACACACCGGCATCTTCCACTG GCAAGCGAGCAACGAAGTGGTTAA
- the LOC121971462 gene encoding PRA1 family protein A1-like, whose protein sequence is MDWGNVTTEDLVDALREVDWSAPPRPISEFFARFTFPRSHSKWSSRLKCNLYYYRTNYFILILFVLAVGFLLKPLAIVSAILTGLSISLLNDSFAVTFNEKVTRSVRHFSPHLAAKLRPPIAPVIRGRPSRKRAIHICGQPRWVFVLISSAASCILWFTSCNLLTLLWALVIGLLATILHASFRVPNLKARLNTFREEFRSVWRNYSEL, encoded by the exons ATGGATTGGGGAAACGTGACTACAGAGGACCTCGTCGACGCCCTTCGGGAAGTGGATTGGTCCGCTCCCCCGCGCCCCATTTCGGAGTTCTTCGCTCGATTCACCTTCCCCAGATCCCACTCGAAATGGAGCAGTCGATTAAAGTGCAATCTTTACTA CTACAGGACGAACTACTTCATTCTGATCCTGTTCGTTCTTG CAGTGGGATTTCTTCTGAAGCCTCTTGCTATTGTGTCGGCCATTTTGACTGGTTTAAGCATCTCTTTGTTAAATGATAG CTTTGCAGTTACTTTTAACGAGAAAGTCACAAGGTCTGTCAGACATTTTTCTCCTCATTTAGCTGCAAAGTTGAGGCCGCCTATTGC GCCCGTAATTCGTGGACGGCCATCTAGGAAAAGAGCAATCCATATATGTGGTCAGCCCCGTTGGGTGTTTGTTTTGATATCTTCAGCTG CTAGCTGCATCCTCTGGTTCACATCCTGCAACCTCTTAACACTACTGTGGGCACTTGTCATTGGGCTTCTCG CAACAATACTTCACGCAAGCTTCCGAGTACCCAACCTGAAAGCGCGCCTCAATACATTCCGCGAGGAGTTTCGCTCAGTGTGGCGCAATTACAGTGAGCTGTGA